A single window of Drosophila suzukii chromosome 3, CBGP_Dsuzu_IsoJpt1.0, whole genome shotgun sequence DNA harbors:
- the brm gene encoding ATP-dependent helicase brm isoform X2, which yields MASPSPANSPMPPPQAPSPMAPPSQSPAPSPHSPYPHQQPGPLQGPPPPGHPGAYGHPMQHGPPGQGPPGHHMPPHHQGMSPHMGMQMPPTGPNMSPIGYQTHGMPPNAPTQPCIVSPGGPPGGPPPPERSSQENLHALQRAIDSMEEKGLQEDPRYSQLLAMRATSKHQHLNGNQVNLLRTQITAYRLLARNKPISMQMQQALQAAQQQPPPGPPIGPPGAPGGPPPGGQHPGQPPVQPQQQQQPPPSAGTPPQCSTPPASSPYGPPVPGQKMQVAPPPPHMQQGQPLPPQPPQVGGPPPIPQQQQPPQQQQQQPQPPPPEQLQHQLPNGGKPLSMGSAGVQPLIPASPMQPQVRGALPGMPPGSQVPQPGGGPPRQVPPAGMPMPKPNRITTVAKPVGLDPITLLQERENRIAARISLRMQELQRLPATMSEDLRLQAAIELRALRVLNFQRQLRMEFVQCTRRDTTLETALNIKFYKRTKRQGLREARATEKLEKQQKLEAERKRRQKHLEFLAAVLQHGKDLREFHRNNKAQLARMNKAVMNHHANAEREQKKEQERIEKERMRRLMAEDEEGYRKLIDQKKDKRLAFLLSQTDEYISNLTQMVKQHKDDQMKKKEEEGKRLLLFKKELLMSGEYIGIDEGSIVADMRVHVVEQCTGKKLTGDDAPMLKHLHRWLNMHPGWDWIDDEEDSCGSNEDHKPKVEEQPMTTEDVTDKAAATGSDDDPKDLITKAKVEDDEYRTEEQTYYSIAHTIHEKVVEQASIMVNGSLKEYQIKGLEWLVSLYNNNLNGILADEMGLGKTIQTISLVTYLMDRKKVMGPYLIIVPLSTLPNWVLEFEKWAPAVGVVSYKGSPQGRRLLQNQMRATKFNVLLTTYEYVIKDKAVLAKIQWKYMIIDEGHRMKNHHCKLTQVLNTHYIAPYRLLLTGTPLQNKLPELWALLNFLLPSIFKSCSTFEQWFNAPFATTGEKVELNEEETILIIRRLHKVLRPFLLRRLKKEVEHQLPDKVEYIIKCDMSALQRVLYKHMQSKGVLLTDGSEKGKHGKGGAKALMNTIVQLRKLCNHPFMFQHIEEKYCDHTGGHGVVSGPDLYRVSGKFELLDRILPKLKATNHRVLLFCQMTQCMTIIEDYLGWRQFGYLRLDGTTKAEDRGELLRKFNAKGSDVFVFLLSTRAGGLGLNLQTADTVVIFDSDWNPHQDLQAQDRAHRIGQRNEVRVLRLMTVNSVEERILAAARYKLNMDEKVIQAGMFDQKSTGSERQQFLQTILHQDDNEEEEENEVPDDEMINMMIARSEEEIEIFKRMDVERKKEDEEIHPGRERLIDESELPDWLTKDDDEVERFHYQYDEDTILGRGSRQRKEVDYTDSLTEKEWLKAIDDGAEFDEEEEEDDSKRKRRKRKNRKEESDDDSMILKRRRRQNLDKRSKKQMHKIMSAVIKHNQDGRTLSEPFMKLPSRQRLPDYYEIIKRPVDIKKILQRIEDCKYADLNELEKDFMQLCQNAQIYNEEASLIYLDSIALQKVFVGARQRVTSAADAAAVAAGENTGEAHGNGGGSDNSDNDDDDGGDDGSDDEEIATTSAAAVKMKLKLNKSLASAPATPTQSSSNVGSGAATTSKKQTRRKRSQKKYTISDDDDDDMD from the exons GCTCCCACGCAACCCTGCATAGTGTCGCCTGGTGGCCCACCCGGTGGGCCTCCGCCTCCAGAGCGCTCCAGTCAGGAAAACCTTCATGCACTCCAGCGAGCCATTGATTCGATGGAGGAGAAGGGCCTGCAGGAAGATCCTCGCTACTCCCAGCTTCTGGCGATGCGGGCAACCTCTAAGCACCAGCACCTCAACGGCAATCAGGTGAACCTGTTGCGCACACAGATCACTGCCTATCGGTTGCTGGCGAGGAACAAGCCGATATCCATGCAGATGCAACAGGCTCTGCAGGCGGCACAGCAACAGCCACCGCCAGGACCTCCGATTGGGCCACCTGGAGCACCAGGAGGACCGCCGCCGGGTGGCCAACATCCAGGTCAGCCTCCCGTGCAGccgcaacaacagcaacaaccgCCTCCATCAGCAGGAACACCGCCTCAGTGCTCCACGCCACCTGCCAGCAGTCCTTATGGGCCGCCAGTTCCTGGTCAGAAAATGCAGGTAGCTCCACCGCCGCCACACATGCAGCAGGGACAGCCTTTGCCACCACAGCCGCCTCAGGTGGGAGGACCACCGCCCataccgcagcagcaacagccgccgcaacagcaacaacagcaaccgCAGCCCCCGCCACCGGAGCAACTGCAGCATCAGTTGCCAAACGGAGGCAAACCCCTGAGCATGGGATCCGCCGGAGTACAGCCATTGATACCAGCCTCGCCAATGCAGCCGCAAGTGAGGGGTGCACTGCCAGGAATGCCGCCTGGCAGTCAGGTCCCTCAACCGGGAGGAGGTCCTCCGCGACAGGTGCCACCCGCCGGTATGCCCATGCCCAAACCCAATCGCATTACAACGGTGGCCAAGCCCGTGGGTCTGGATCCCATCACATTGCTGCAGGAAAGGGAGAACCGAATAGCAGCCAGGATTTCGTTGCGCATGCAGGAGTTACAGCGTCTGCCGGCCACCATGTCGGAGGATCTGCGTCTGCAAGCAGCCATCGAGTTGAGGGCCCTAAGGGTTTTAAATTTCCAGCGACAGCTGCGAATGGAGTTTGTCCAGTGCACGAGAAGAGATACCACGTTGGAGACGGCGCTAAACATTAAGTTCTACAAGAGGACCAAGCGGCAGGGTCTGCGAGAGGCGCGAGCCACTGAGAAGCTGGAGAAGCAACAGAAACTTGAGGCCGAACGGAAACGCCGGCAAAAGCATCTGGAGTTCTTGGCCGCGGTGCTTCAGCACGGCAAGGATCTAAGGGAGTTCCACAGGAATAACAAG GCCCAGCTTGCCAGGATGAATAAGGCAGTAATGAACCACCACGCGAATGCGGAGCGCGAGCAGAAGAAGGAACAAGAGCGCATCGAGAAGGAACGTATGCGACGCCTGATGGCCGAGGATGAGGAGGGTTACCGAAAGCTGATTGATCAGAAGAAGGACAAGCGATTGGCCTTCCTGCTGTCTCAGACGGATGAGTACATTAGCAACCTCACTCAGATGGTAAAGCAGCACAAGGATGACCAGATGAAGAAGAAAGAGGAGGAGGGCAAGCGTCTGCTACTgttcaaaaaggagctgctgaTGAGCGGCGAGTACATAGGCATTGACGAGGGCAGCATTGTTGCCGATATGCGTGTGCATGTGGTGGAGCAATGTACGGGCAAGAAGCTCACCGGCGATGATGCTCCCATGCTGAAGCACTTGCACCGCTGGCTGAACATGCATCCCGGCTGGGATTGGATCGACGACGAAGAGGATAGCTGCGGCAGCAATGAGGACCATAAAcccaaggtggaggagcagcCAATGACCACGGAGGATGTCACCGACAAGGCGGCGGCGACGGGCAGCGATGATGATCCCAAGGATCTGATTACTAAGGCCAAGGTGGAGGACGATGAGTACAGAACGGAGGAGCAGACATACTACAGCATCGCTCACACAATTCACGAAAAGGTTGTCGAGCAGGCCAGCATCATGGTAAACGGTTCGCTCAAGGAGTACCAGATCAAGGGCCTGGAGTGGCTGGTTTCGCTTTACAACAACAATCTGAATGGCATTCTGGCCGATGAAATGGGTTTGGGCAAAACCATTCAGACGATTTCGCTGGTGACCTACCTGATGGATCGGAAAAAGGTTATGGGTCCCTACTTGATTATCGTTCCACTTTCGACCTTGCCCAATTGGGTGCTGGAATTCGAGAAGTGGGCGCCGGCAGTGGGCGTGGTCAGCTACAAGGGCAGTCCGCAAGGCAGGCGACTGCTGCAAAACCAAATGCGAGCCACCAAGTTTAATGTGCTGTTGACCACCTACGAGTACGTGATCAAGGACAAAGCAGTGCTAGCCAAGATCCAGTGGAAGTACATGATCATCGACGAGGGTCACCGCATGAAAAACCACCATTGCAAACTCACCCAGGTTCTGAATACGCACTACATTGCTCCGTATCGGTTGCTACTTACGGGTACGCCTCTTCAAAACAAACTACCCGAGTTGTGGGCGCTACTTAATTTCCTGCTGCCCTCAATCTTCAAGTCCTGCTCCACGTTTGAGCAGTGGTTCAATGCCCCGTTTGCCACCACGGGCGAGAAAGTCGAGCTCAACGAGGAGGAGACCATCCTTATCATTCGCCGTCTGCACAAGGTGCTGCGTCCCTTCCTGCTGCGACGTCTCAAAAAGGAGGTGGAGCACCAGCTGCCCGACAAGGTGGAGTACATCATCAAGTGCGACATGTCCGCCCTGCAGCGGGTTCTCTACAAGCACATGCAGAGCAAGGGCGTCCTGCTCACCGACGGATCCGAAAAGGGCAAGCATGGCAAGGGCGGCGCCAAGGCGTTGATGAACACGATCGTCCAACTGCGCAAGCTGTGCAACCATCCGTTTATGTTCCAGCACATCGAGGAGAAGTACTGCGACCACACTGGAGGCCATGGAGTGGTGTCTG GACCCGATCTGTATCGCGTCTCTGGAAAATTCGAGTTGCTCGACCGCATCCTGCCCAAGCTGAAGGCCACCAACCATCGCGTGCTGCTCTTCTGTCAGATGACCCAGTGCATGACCATCATCGAAGACTACCTGGGATGGCGCCAATTCGGCTATCTTCGACTGGACGGTACCACCAAGGCCGAGGATCGTGGCGAACTGCTGCGCAAGTTCAACGCCAAGGGGTCGGACGTTTTCGTCTTTCTGCTATCCACACGAGCCGGTGGTTTGGGTCTTAATCTACAGACCGCCGATACTGTCGTAATCTTCGACTCCGATTGGAATCCTCACCAGGATCTGCAGGCGCAGGATCGTGCCCATCGTATTGGTCAGCGGAACGAGGTTCGCGTTCTCCGTCTAATGACAGTCAACTCCGTGGAAGAGCGGATCCTGGCTGCCGCCAGATACAAGCTGAACATGGACGAGAAGGTTATTCAAGCTGGTATGTTCGATCAAAAGTCGACGGGTAGCGAGCGGCAGCAGTTCCTCCAAACGATTCTGCATCAGGACGACAACGAAGAGGAGGAGGAAAATGAGGTGCCGGATGATGAAATGATCAACATGATGATTGCTCGCAGCGAGGAGGAGATCGAGATCTTTAAGCGAATGGATGTGGAGCGCAAGAAGGAAGATGAGGAGATCCATCCGGGGAGGGAACGTCTTATCGATGAGTCCGAGTTACCAGACTGGTTGACAAAGGACGACGACGAGGTAGAGCGTTTTCACTATCAGTACGACGAGGATACCATTCTGG GCCGAGGTTCCCGGCAGCGAAAGGAGGTGGACTACACGGACAGCTTGACGGAGAAGGAATGGCTGAAAGCTATCGACGATGGCGCCGAGTtcgacgaggaggaggaggaagacGATTCCAAGCGGAAGCGACGAAAGCGAAAGAATCGAAAGGAGGAGTCAGACGACGATTCGATGATCCTGAAGCGGCGCCGACGCCAGAACCTGGACAAGCGATCTAAGAAGCAGATGCACAAGATTATGAGCGCGGTAATTAAGCACAACCAGGATGGACGCACCCTGTCAGAGCCATTCATGAAGTTGCCGTCGCGCCAGCGGTTGCCCGATTACTACGAGATCATCAAGCGACCAGTGGACATCAAGAAAATCCTGCAGCGCATCGAGGACTGCAAGTATGCCGATCTCAACGAGCTGGAGAAGGACTTTATGCAGCTGTGCCAGAATGCACAGATCTACAACGAAGAGGCCTCCCTGATCTACCTAGATTCGATTGCCTTGCAAAAGGTATTCGTTGGCGCCAGGCAGAGGGTAACATCTGCGGCGGATGCAGCCGCAGTGGCGGCAGGAGAAAATACGGGGGAAGCACATGGAAACGGCGGGGGCTCGGATAACTCGGACAATGACGACGACGATGGCGGGGATGACGGCTCCGACGACGAGGAGATTGCCACCACTTCAGCGGCTGCTGTTAAAATGAAGCTCAAACTAAACAAATCTCTGGCCAGTGCcccggccacgcccacgcAATCATCTTCAAATGTGGGCAGCGGAGCGGCCACCACTTCAAAGAAACAGACGCGTCGCAAGCGGTCTCAGAAGAAATACACTATTTcagacgacgacgacgatgacATGGACTAG
- the brm gene encoding ATP-dependent helicase brm isoform X1, whose product MASPSPANSPMPPPQAPSPMAPPSQSPAPSPHSPYPHQQPGPLQGPPPPGHPGAYGHPMQHGPPGQGPPGHHMPPHHQGMIFSKGPHMGMQMPPTGPNMSPIGYQTHGMPPNAPTQPCIVSPGGPPGGPPPPERSSQENLHALQRAIDSMEEKGLQEDPRYSQLLAMRATSKHQHLNGNQVNLLRTQITAYRLLARNKPISMQMQQALQAAQQQPPPGPPIGPPGAPGGPPPGGQHPGQPPVQPQQQQQPPPSAGTPPQCSTPPASSPYGPPVPGQKMQVAPPPPHMQQGQPLPPQPPQVGGPPPIPQQQQPPQQQQQQPQPPPPEQLQHQLPNGGKPLSMGSAGVQPLIPASPMQPQVRGALPGMPPGSQVPQPGGGPPRQVPPAGMPMPKPNRITTVAKPVGLDPITLLQERENRIAARISLRMQELQRLPATMSEDLRLQAAIELRALRVLNFQRQLRMEFVQCTRRDTTLETALNIKFYKRTKRQGLREARATEKLEKQQKLEAERKRRQKHLEFLAAVLQHGKDLREFHRNNKAQLARMNKAVMNHHANAEREQKKEQERIEKERMRRLMAEDEEGYRKLIDQKKDKRLAFLLSQTDEYISNLTQMVKQHKDDQMKKKEEEGKRLLLFKKELLMSGEYIGIDEGSIVADMRVHVVEQCTGKKLTGDDAPMLKHLHRWLNMHPGWDWIDDEEDSCGSNEDHKPKVEEQPMTTEDVTDKAAATGSDDDPKDLITKAKVEDDEYRTEEQTYYSIAHTIHEKVVEQASIMVNGSLKEYQIKGLEWLVSLYNNNLNGILADEMGLGKTIQTISLVTYLMDRKKVMGPYLIIVPLSTLPNWVLEFEKWAPAVGVVSYKGSPQGRRLLQNQMRATKFNVLLTTYEYVIKDKAVLAKIQWKYMIIDEGHRMKNHHCKLTQVLNTHYIAPYRLLLTGTPLQNKLPELWALLNFLLPSIFKSCSTFEQWFNAPFATTGEKVELNEEETILIIRRLHKVLRPFLLRRLKKEVEHQLPDKVEYIIKCDMSALQRVLYKHMQSKGVLLTDGSEKGKHGKGGAKALMNTIVQLRKLCNHPFMFQHIEEKYCDHTGGHGVVSGPDLYRVSGKFELLDRILPKLKATNHRVLLFCQMTQCMTIIEDYLGWRQFGYLRLDGTTKAEDRGELLRKFNAKGSDVFVFLLSTRAGGLGLNLQTADTVVIFDSDWNPHQDLQAQDRAHRIGQRNEVRVLRLMTVNSVEERILAAARYKLNMDEKVIQAGMFDQKSTGSERQQFLQTILHQDDNEEEEENEVPDDEMINMMIARSEEEIEIFKRMDVERKKEDEEIHPGRERLIDESELPDWLTKDDDEVERFHYQYDEDTILGRGSRQRKEVDYTDSLTEKEWLKAIDDGAEFDEEEEEDDSKRKRRKRKNRKEESDDDSMILKRRRRQNLDKRSKKQMHKIMSAVIKHNQDGRTLSEPFMKLPSRQRLPDYYEIIKRPVDIKKILQRIEDCKYADLNELEKDFMQLCQNAQIYNEEASLIYLDSIALQKVFVGARQRVTSAADAAAVAAGENTGEAHGNGGGSDNSDNDDDDGGDDGSDDEEIATTSAAAVKMKLKLNKSLASAPATPTQSSSNVGSGAATTSKKQTRRKRSQKKYTISDDDDDDMD is encoded by the exons GCTCCCACGCAACCCTGCATAGTGTCGCCTGGTGGCCCACCCGGTGGGCCTCCGCCTCCAGAGCGCTCCAGTCAGGAAAACCTTCATGCACTCCAGCGAGCCATTGATTCGATGGAGGAGAAGGGCCTGCAGGAAGATCCTCGCTACTCCCAGCTTCTGGCGATGCGGGCAACCTCTAAGCACCAGCACCTCAACGGCAATCAGGTGAACCTGTTGCGCACACAGATCACTGCCTATCGGTTGCTGGCGAGGAACAAGCCGATATCCATGCAGATGCAACAGGCTCTGCAGGCGGCACAGCAACAGCCACCGCCAGGACCTCCGATTGGGCCACCTGGAGCACCAGGAGGACCGCCGCCGGGTGGCCAACATCCAGGTCAGCCTCCCGTGCAGccgcaacaacagcaacaaccgCCTCCATCAGCAGGAACACCGCCTCAGTGCTCCACGCCACCTGCCAGCAGTCCTTATGGGCCGCCAGTTCCTGGTCAGAAAATGCAGGTAGCTCCACCGCCGCCACACATGCAGCAGGGACAGCCTTTGCCACCACAGCCGCCTCAGGTGGGAGGACCACCGCCCataccgcagcagcaacagccgccgcaacagcaacaacagcaaccgCAGCCCCCGCCACCGGAGCAACTGCAGCATCAGTTGCCAAACGGAGGCAAACCCCTGAGCATGGGATCCGCCGGAGTACAGCCATTGATACCAGCCTCGCCAATGCAGCCGCAAGTGAGGGGTGCACTGCCAGGAATGCCGCCTGGCAGTCAGGTCCCTCAACCGGGAGGAGGTCCTCCGCGACAGGTGCCACCCGCCGGTATGCCCATGCCCAAACCCAATCGCATTACAACGGTGGCCAAGCCCGTGGGTCTGGATCCCATCACATTGCTGCAGGAAAGGGAGAACCGAATAGCAGCCAGGATTTCGTTGCGCATGCAGGAGTTACAGCGTCTGCCGGCCACCATGTCGGAGGATCTGCGTCTGCAAGCAGCCATCGAGTTGAGGGCCCTAAGGGTTTTAAATTTCCAGCGACAGCTGCGAATGGAGTTTGTCCAGTGCACGAGAAGAGATACCACGTTGGAGACGGCGCTAAACATTAAGTTCTACAAGAGGACCAAGCGGCAGGGTCTGCGAGAGGCGCGAGCCACTGAGAAGCTGGAGAAGCAACAGAAACTTGAGGCCGAACGGAAACGCCGGCAAAAGCATCTGGAGTTCTTGGCCGCGGTGCTTCAGCACGGCAAGGATCTAAGGGAGTTCCACAGGAATAACAAG GCCCAGCTTGCCAGGATGAATAAGGCAGTAATGAACCACCACGCGAATGCGGAGCGCGAGCAGAAGAAGGAACAAGAGCGCATCGAGAAGGAACGTATGCGACGCCTGATGGCCGAGGATGAGGAGGGTTACCGAAAGCTGATTGATCAGAAGAAGGACAAGCGATTGGCCTTCCTGCTGTCTCAGACGGATGAGTACATTAGCAACCTCACTCAGATGGTAAAGCAGCACAAGGATGACCAGATGAAGAAGAAAGAGGAGGAGGGCAAGCGTCTGCTACTgttcaaaaaggagctgctgaTGAGCGGCGAGTACATAGGCATTGACGAGGGCAGCATTGTTGCCGATATGCGTGTGCATGTGGTGGAGCAATGTACGGGCAAGAAGCTCACCGGCGATGATGCTCCCATGCTGAAGCACTTGCACCGCTGGCTGAACATGCATCCCGGCTGGGATTGGATCGACGACGAAGAGGATAGCTGCGGCAGCAATGAGGACCATAAAcccaaggtggaggagcagcCAATGACCACGGAGGATGTCACCGACAAGGCGGCGGCGACGGGCAGCGATGATGATCCCAAGGATCTGATTACTAAGGCCAAGGTGGAGGACGATGAGTACAGAACGGAGGAGCAGACATACTACAGCATCGCTCACACAATTCACGAAAAGGTTGTCGAGCAGGCCAGCATCATGGTAAACGGTTCGCTCAAGGAGTACCAGATCAAGGGCCTGGAGTGGCTGGTTTCGCTTTACAACAACAATCTGAATGGCATTCTGGCCGATGAAATGGGTTTGGGCAAAACCATTCAGACGATTTCGCTGGTGACCTACCTGATGGATCGGAAAAAGGTTATGGGTCCCTACTTGATTATCGTTCCACTTTCGACCTTGCCCAATTGGGTGCTGGAATTCGAGAAGTGGGCGCCGGCAGTGGGCGTGGTCAGCTACAAGGGCAGTCCGCAAGGCAGGCGACTGCTGCAAAACCAAATGCGAGCCACCAAGTTTAATGTGCTGTTGACCACCTACGAGTACGTGATCAAGGACAAAGCAGTGCTAGCCAAGATCCAGTGGAAGTACATGATCATCGACGAGGGTCACCGCATGAAAAACCACCATTGCAAACTCACCCAGGTTCTGAATACGCACTACATTGCTCCGTATCGGTTGCTACTTACGGGTACGCCTCTTCAAAACAAACTACCCGAGTTGTGGGCGCTACTTAATTTCCTGCTGCCCTCAATCTTCAAGTCCTGCTCCACGTTTGAGCAGTGGTTCAATGCCCCGTTTGCCACCACGGGCGAGAAAGTCGAGCTCAACGAGGAGGAGACCATCCTTATCATTCGCCGTCTGCACAAGGTGCTGCGTCCCTTCCTGCTGCGACGTCTCAAAAAGGAGGTGGAGCACCAGCTGCCCGACAAGGTGGAGTACATCATCAAGTGCGACATGTCCGCCCTGCAGCGGGTTCTCTACAAGCACATGCAGAGCAAGGGCGTCCTGCTCACCGACGGATCCGAAAAGGGCAAGCATGGCAAGGGCGGCGCCAAGGCGTTGATGAACACGATCGTCCAACTGCGCAAGCTGTGCAACCATCCGTTTATGTTCCAGCACATCGAGGAGAAGTACTGCGACCACACTGGAGGCCATGGAGTGGTGTCTG GACCCGATCTGTATCGCGTCTCTGGAAAATTCGAGTTGCTCGACCGCATCCTGCCCAAGCTGAAGGCCACCAACCATCGCGTGCTGCTCTTCTGTCAGATGACCCAGTGCATGACCATCATCGAAGACTACCTGGGATGGCGCCAATTCGGCTATCTTCGACTGGACGGTACCACCAAGGCCGAGGATCGTGGCGAACTGCTGCGCAAGTTCAACGCCAAGGGGTCGGACGTTTTCGTCTTTCTGCTATCCACACGAGCCGGTGGTTTGGGTCTTAATCTACAGACCGCCGATACTGTCGTAATCTTCGACTCCGATTGGAATCCTCACCAGGATCTGCAGGCGCAGGATCGTGCCCATCGTATTGGTCAGCGGAACGAGGTTCGCGTTCTCCGTCTAATGACAGTCAACTCCGTGGAAGAGCGGATCCTGGCTGCCGCCAGATACAAGCTGAACATGGACGAGAAGGTTATTCAAGCTGGTATGTTCGATCAAAAGTCGACGGGTAGCGAGCGGCAGCAGTTCCTCCAAACGATTCTGCATCAGGACGACAACGAAGAGGAGGAGGAAAATGAGGTGCCGGATGATGAAATGATCAACATGATGATTGCTCGCAGCGAGGAGGAGATCGAGATCTTTAAGCGAATGGATGTGGAGCGCAAGAAGGAAGATGAGGAGATCCATCCGGGGAGGGAACGTCTTATCGATGAGTCCGAGTTACCAGACTGGTTGACAAAGGACGACGACGAGGTAGAGCGTTTTCACTATCAGTACGACGAGGATACCATTCTGG GCCGAGGTTCCCGGCAGCGAAAGGAGGTGGACTACACGGACAGCTTGACGGAGAAGGAATGGCTGAAAGCTATCGACGATGGCGCCGAGTtcgacgaggaggaggaggaagacGATTCCAAGCGGAAGCGACGAAAGCGAAAGAATCGAAAGGAGGAGTCAGACGACGATTCGATGATCCTGAAGCGGCGCCGACGCCAGAACCTGGACAAGCGATCTAAGAAGCAGATGCACAAGATTATGAGCGCGGTAATTAAGCACAACCAGGATGGACGCACCCTGTCAGAGCCATTCATGAAGTTGCCGTCGCGCCAGCGGTTGCCCGATTACTACGAGATCATCAAGCGACCAGTGGACATCAAGAAAATCCTGCAGCGCATCGAGGACTGCAAGTATGCCGATCTCAACGAGCTGGAGAAGGACTTTATGCAGCTGTGCCAGAATGCACAGATCTACAACGAAGAGGCCTCCCTGATCTACCTAGATTCGATTGCCTTGCAAAAGGTATTCGTTGGCGCCAGGCAGAGGGTAACATCTGCGGCGGATGCAGCCGCAGTGGCGGCAGGAGAAAATACGGGGGAAGCACATGGAAACGGCGGGGGCTCGGATAACTCGGACAATGACGACGACGATGGCGGGGATGACGGCTCCGACGACGAGGAGATTGCCACCACTTCAGCGGCTGCTGTTAAAATGAAGCTCAAACTAAACAAATCTCTGGCCAGTGCcccggccacgcccacgcAATCATCTTCAAATGTGGGCAGCGGAGCGGCCACCACTTCAAAGAAACAGACGCGTCGCAAGCGGTCTCAGAAGAAATACACTATTTcagacgacgacgacgatgacATGGACTAG
- the LOC108013770 gene encoding SPRY domain-containing SOCS box protein 3, translating to MAHGFSDCWVPTDPDVEHDGGHTHNQVWCRCAHSEGGHGYSWQWEATGQSDALVTDRNILFHSTGRNYTTIVKGKQSLEPGMVHYWEMCVTSRIFRPDVVLGIGTQNVSLGQCAIRNVSALGSNDHSWGLTFSGRIQHCGEQLPYWQNIPHGCLIGVYLDRSRGHLEFYLNRKGLGVAYTNVPVDPSVKIYPMVCSTGPITAIRLNNCTSVHDTLQLRSFQALAKKQPDQVSILRQIPGFRAILKSYWFLYLLFHYFE from the exons ATGGCTCATGGATTCAGCGACTGCTGGGTCCCTACTGACCCCGACGTAGAGCATGATGGAGGCCACACACACAACCAAGTCTGGTGTCGATGCGCACATAGTGAAGGCGGCCACGGTTATTCCTGGCAATGGGAGGCCACAGGACAGTCGGATGCTTTGGTCACTGATAGGAACATCCTTTTTCATTCTACCGGTAGAAATTACACTACCATTGTAAAAGGAAAACAGTCCCTGGAACCGGGCATGGTGCATTATTGGGAGATGTGTGTTACGTCTCGTATATTCCGCCCAGATGTG GTGCTTGGTATCGGTACGCAGAACGTTAGCCTTGGACAGTGTGCCATCAGAAATGTTTCGGCTTTGGGTAGCAATGATCATTCCTGGGGTCTCACGTTTTCCGGACGGATTCAACACTGCGGCGAGCAGCTGCCCTACTGGCAAAATATCCCCCATGGCTGTCTAATTGGAGTCTACTTGGATCGTTCTCGAGGCCACTTGGAGTTTTACCTAAACCGAAAGGGATTAGGAGTGGCCTACACCAATGTGCCCGTGGATCCGAGCGTAAAGATATATCCAATGGTTTGCTCCACGGGACCGATAACTGCGATAAGGCTTAACAACTGCACGTCAGTGCACGATACCTTACAGCTTCGATCCTTTCAGGCATTGGCAAAGAAGCAACCGGATCAGGTCTCCATACTTCGCCAAATTCCGGGATTCAGGGCGATCCTTAAATCCTACTGGTTTCTGTATCTCTTATTTCATTACTTCGAATAA